One region of Triticum aestivum cultivar Chinese Spring chromosome 6B, IWGSC CS RefSeq v2.1, whole genome shotgun sequence genomic DNA includes:
- the LOC123134645 gene encoding uncharacterized protein, with the protein MPTQSRSTSSEEEAADEMTLRGFMDDAPQPSQLTERRHFNLKPRKTFNRYTPEAWNKKQKRTVVESENEFEDKEEPAPKKVLRRLKRVGVEPGTKKVVRQARGKK; encoded by the exons ATGCCCACCCAGTCGAGGTCCACTTCTTCTGAAGAGGAG GCGGCCGACGAGATGACCCTGAGGGGGTTTATGGATGATGCGCCTCAGCCTAGTCAGCTTACTGAGCGGCGTCACTTCAACTTAAAGCCTAGGAAGACCTTCAACCGTTATACACCGGAGGCATGgaacaagaaacaaaagaggacCGTTGTCGAGTCCGAGAACGAGTTTGAGGACAAGGAGGAGCCGGCACCGAAGAAGGTTCTGAGGAGGTTGAAGAGGGTCGGGGTGGAGCCAGGGACGAAGAAGGTTGTGAGGCAGGCGAGGGGGAAGAAGTAG
- the LOC123139493 gene encoding serine/threonine-protein phosphatase 7 long form homolog: MYREYTNEFDTLTSEQVTWQPYGPRDNFAFIPDFQLNPKCTEESHLWLMRCPLICLYAVEFHLPQRVMTQFGLFQDTPPKWKDTGVALHGLDKMKQKKIKNWESYHDKFIKKWNYVVRVANDNRQVHLQEYDEAAFDKYLRWFLSESRVELCPSAYEEGILEAPTGFEGTANLEYNRLIREGRQTGFAPVINFIVSFVPFNVST; encoded by the exons ATGTACAGGGAGTACACCAATGAGTTTGACACGCTAACCTCTGAGCAG GTGACATGGCAGCCATATGGACCGCGGGACAATTTTGCTTTCATCCCTGATTTCCAGTTGAACCCGAAGTGCACGGAGGAATCACATCTTTGGCTGATGCGGTGCCCATTGATATGCTTATATGCAGTCGAGTTCCACCTTCCACAACGTGTGATGACCCAATTTGGGTTATTTCAGGATACACCGCCGAAGTGGAAGGACACAGGTGTCGCGCTTCACGG CTTGGACAAAATGAAGCAGAAGAAGATCAAGAACTGGGAGTCATATCATGACAAGTTCATCAAGAAATGGAATTACGTCGTGAGGGTGGCTAATGATAACCGACAAGTACATCTCCAAGAGTACGATGAAGCTGCATTTGACAAATATCTTCGTTGGTTTCTTAGCGAGTCCCGTGTTGAGTTATGCCCGTCTGCTTATGAGGAGGGCATATTGGAGGCGCCCACAGGTTTTGAAGGGACTGCCAACCTTGAGTACAACAGGCTCATCAGAGAGGGCAGACAAACCGGATTCGCTCCTGTGATCAACTTTATTGTAAGTTTTGTCCCTTTCAACGTATCAACATAA